DNA sequence from the Suricata suricatta isolate VVHF042 chromosome 14, meerkat_22Aug2017_6uvM2_HiC, whole genome shotgun sequence genome:
GAATCTAATAACCAAATCTGAATGGAGGAATGGTTTCATTCcatacaaagaaaatacagaacattCCTGTGGAATATATAATCTCCGGCAAGGACTGTAATGCAGACCTGTCCTGAGAATGTCTGCTGGTGGCCAAGATGCCACAGAAGGAGTAAGTCTGACAAAGTCTGTAAAGTGAGGCTCTATGGGAGCAAAGGAGCGGGGGAAATTAAGGCAGTTTTTCTTCCTCCGGGAATAAGGGGTCTGTTTCCTTCTGGGGGCCCCCTGTGCAGAAGTGCAGTCTCTTTTCCAGGCTGTCATCTCATTTCCTCACATGCTGGGTCTCTCAGAAGCCCTGAGGCTTTCAATTCCTCTTAAGTAATTTTGGGGGTTTAAGACCAGATTCGGAGCAGACCATTACGCTCTAATGCTGGGGCATCGGTACAGGATTCTGCTATTTCCGTGAGAACAAATACCCCAGGTGAGTCTATGCCCATGTCTACCTCCAGGCCAGAACCTGTCCCCACCCCATTGCCATGTCACAGCCCTTAGAGCGTAGCAAGGACCATCTCCCTTCAATCCTTCTTGCCCGGTTAAGTTTGTGCAAGCACCCACTCCGACATACAAGAGCTTGGCACGTTGGTTGACTGGGTatgataaatgaaatgaaaataatttgtgcTTATTTTGCTTCAGAATGCATGCTTTGATTTTAGACCAGGCATGAGACAAAATAAAGATGATGCCAGGACATGTTTGTACACATCGCAGTGCTCATTTGTCACGTTTCTGTGAGCACTGTAATCCAGCGTCCCTCTGTATTTGTGTTTGAGCCCTATTAGGTAAGCCGCTGTGCTTTTAGTACACAGTTTTTTCTTGGCACTTTATTTGTCAAAGACTTTTAGAgataaaaaatagttaaacacGCACAACTTGTTTGCCCTCTTGTGCCTAGGGACCATTCGTGCTGATGAATTAACgaatgtgtgtgcttgtgtgtacagtgtgtgtgtgtgtgtgtgtataacttgAGAAGGTGCAGCCATCTAGGATTGGCTGCTGGACGACCGTAGAGGCCTCGGGAAACCCACCCGCGCTGGTTAAGACCCTGGGCCCGAAAGTCACCCTGGAGACCTGCGGCGGCCAGCCCCAACCGTCGGGGGCAGAAGGAAAACATTTACTTAGCCATTTTGAAGCCCTTGATATCCTTGCCCGGCCCGCGGGGAGCCATGTCTGGCCCGGGTCACGGACTGCGTGCGGGGCGAGCGTCCCGCCTGCACACCTAGAGAGCGACTGGAAAGTCAACACGCCCGCTCTTCATGGCTGAGGTCCCGGGGCTCGGGGTCGGCAGGGGCCTGGGTCTCCTCCCCGGCAGCTGCCGAGAGCGGGGACCAcggagtgtacacacacacacacacacacacacacacacaccccaccataCACCCCACCACACACTCGGTTCAAAGGGTCAAAGCAGTTCCCTGcgcttacacacacatacacacacatacaccccgcaccaccccacacacacacccggtTCAAAGGGTCAAAGCAGTGCCCTgcgcttacacacacacacacacacacacacacacacacacNNNNNNNNNNNNNNNNNNNNNNNNNNNNNNNNNNNNNNNNNNNNNNNNNNNNNNNNNNNNNNNNNNNNNNNNNNNNNNNNNNNNNNNNNNNNNNNNNNNNGGAGGAGGAGAAAGGGTGCGCAGCCCGGAGGCGGGGTGCGCCGGTGGGGTGCAGCGGAAGAGGGGGTCCAGGGGGGAGAACTTCGTAGCAGTCGTCCTTtttaggaaaagagggaaaaaataaaaccctcccccgccacctcctcctccccacccctcgcCGCACCACACACAGCGCGGGCTTCTCGCGCTCGGCACCGGCGGGCCGGGCGCGTCCTGCCTTCATTTATCAAGCAGCTTTTCGGAAAATGCATTTGCTGTTCGGAGTTTAATCAGAAGAGGATTCCTGCCCCCGTGCCCGGCTCGTCCAGCGGCCCCCCGTCCCTGTCCGTGCCCCGTGGAGGCGTGAAGCGGTCCCGCGGAGAGAGATCCATGTCTGTGcccgcgcgtgtgtgtgcgtgtgtaaattgccgagagggggaaaaaatcacaggACTTCTGCACATACCGGACTGAAAATAGTAATTCATCTGCCGCCGCCGCtgccttcccccccgccccccctcttCTCGTGCTCTTGAGCTCTCCGGTTGGGATTCCTTCGGATTGACATTTCTGTGAAGGAGAAGTCTGGGAATCAAACTGGAAATTCTCCTAATTTttacccaccccaccccgcccccaactCCTGATTCATTTGGAAGTTTCAAAGCAGCTATAACTGGAGAGTTCTGAAGATTGATGGAATCTTTGCCttatgcatttgttttgttttcacaaaaaaaggaaacttgacAGAGGATCATGCTGtccttaaaaaatacaagtaagtTCTTTGCACAGGAAATTGGTTTAATGTAACTTTCAGTGGAGACCTTTGAGATTTTAACTTTAAGTGCATTCGAGTAAGTTTAATTTCCAGtttaatacattctttttaagcCGTGTAACTTGTAGTCTCTGCCCTGCTTCAACTCAGTGTTTAAAAGGAAAGTGCACCTGATTTTgacttagttgtttttttttaacctttcagcATCACAGAGGAAGTAGACTGATattaacaataattaataataatgtgccTCATAAAATAAAGATCCGAaaggaatttaagtaaaaatttcctACATTTCATGCCAAGAGGGAAACACCAGAATCAAGTGTTCCGCGTGACCGAAGACACCCCCTCATCCAAGAATGCAAAGCACATCCAATAAAATAGCTGGATTATAACTCTTGTTTCTTTCGGGGCCGTGGGGCGGGAGCCGGAGCTAGAGGTGCAGTTGGGACCCGGCTGCTCTTGCTCGGGGCAGGATGGCGCACGCCGGGAGAACAGGGTACGATAACCGGGAGATCGTGATGAAGTACATCCACTATAAGCTGTCGCAGAGGGGCTACGAGTGGGACGCCGGAGACGCGGGCGCCGCGCCCCCGGGGGTCGCCCCCGCGCCGGGCATCTCCTCCTCCCAGCCCGGGCGCACCCCTGCGCCCGCCAGGAcctccccgccgccgccgcccNNNNNNNNNNNNNNNNNNNNNNNNNNNNNNNNNNNNNNNNNNNNNNNNNNNNNNNNNNNNNNNNNNNNNNNNNNNNNNNNNNNNNNNNNNNNNNNNNNNNgccgcccccgccgccgccgcgggcCCCGCGCTCAGCCCCGTGCCACCTGTGGTCCACCTGACCCTGCGCCAGGCCGGCGATGACTTCTCCCGTCGCTACCGCCGCGACTTCGCGGAGATGTCCAGCCAGCTGCACCTGACCCCGTTCACCGCGAGGGGACGCTTTGCCACGGTGGTGGAGGAGCTCTTCAGGGACGGGGTGAACTGGGGGAGGATTGTGGCCTTCTTTGAGTTTGGTGGGGTCATGTGTGTGGAGAGCGTCAACCGAGAGATGTCGCCCCTGGTGGACAACATCGCCCTATGGATGACTGAGTACCTGAACCGGCACCTGCACACCTGGATCCAGGACAACGGAGGCTGGGTAGGTGCATGGCCGCTTGAATGTGGGTCTGGGCCGGACGCTTCCAACCGGAGGTTGAGAATCCATGGTTGGAGAGTGCGTGGGCTCCAGGACCAAGGGCAGGCAGGCTGATGAGCCCGTGTAATAAAATCAGATTGCCCACCCCCGCCGTCCCCCGCAAAAAAGCTGTCCCTGCCAACCCTACTCTTGATGATTCCTTTTGGCCAGACGTGTTCTCCTTGCTTGCCAGCCGTTGAGGTTTAAAGATCCAGCATTTGCAGGCCAGTGGGATCTCTGGGCAAATGGTATCCCTTCAGGGTTCTCAGACTGGGGGTCCAAGGATCCTGGCCCCCACCCACCAGACTACTCATGAACTAGAACCGGGTGTGGTTGGCAGGTTGGGTTGGCAGTCCGCATCCCCAAGAAGTTCCCCTGGGGGGTGGGTCTGATTTGTACTAAAATTGGAGAACCACCCAGTTAGAACAACCTCACCAGAGGACTAAGGGCATGCCTTTTCTGACTCACTTGGTAAAATCTGCCCAAAGAGGAAATCCGACTTAGCCCCTTTCCCTGGAAAACTTAGCTGTGTTTGTAAAGAGGTAGGTTGACCTTCCAAAAGTCTGGGAACAACATCCCTCATCGTGTGCGGTCATTCCCAGGGGACCTGCCTGTGTGTCTTCAAGAGCACTGGGCTCAGGAAACTTTATCTCATTGGTGACACAGTTTGTCCTGGCCACATGCTTTGTGTTCCGTTTCCATAACTGGTGtgtgattttaaagtttactgtAATTTTAGTATCTTTTACTTTTCACCATCTGGAGTCCACATCGTTCGAGGTCTCCTCTGCTGAAAATACTTGGGTCTACAATATCTGTATAAAGTGTAGAAGAATTGATTCTTAGCTGTGGATTCTCTCACGCTCTGACTTTAGTTGTAGTGATTGATGCCTGTAGTTTGGAAGAACATCTgtgaggagattttttttttctggtgctgGAGAGAGATTCTATCGCGTTaccataaagttattttttagcGTGTGATTCTCTGGGTGAGGGGTCCAGATCCTAATACTGAAGAATTGTAACGGAGATCTACATCTTCCATCTAAAACTATTActttaggaaaaaagtaaaagaaataattcttgtctaaacatttttcactttttttgttttaatttgaagaatTAGTTATGAAAAAGGATGGAACTCAGTGCTTCCTTGTAGAGTCTCTGGGGAGAAGTTCTGATACTGTTTTATAGGACCTACCAGGAGCACAAAGCCTAGAAATGACTGTAAGTGGAGTCCGTTTCAAGGAACACATTACATATTTTACTACAGTTTACAAGTGTGCTAACATTAAggccaagaaaaaagagaaaaagccaagAAAAGTAGATGGCTGACCTGAAAATCTGATCCTACTTGATCAAAGTTGACAAAATATTGATGCCACTGTTGAGTGTTTAAAAGTCAAACATCCCCATTTAAATCTCTAAAATGTAAATGCTCTTTGTGAATTGTTTTTTCAAGATCCCACATCATCAGATCTTTAGTAATTCTGGAAGAATTCACTAAAGggctaaagaatatttttttagatgtttggtTAAgtgggtggtttttgtttttaaccaccaTCACCAAAAAGGTACAGAGTTCCAGCCTCCAACAGGATAGTTTTAAGACCAAAGTAAaactgatttgacaattctactcttttgtatttttatgaaaaaatatttcagaattttctttcttgctgaAAGGAATCCAGGGTGGTAACTTTCCTCTATtaagtaatttaataaaaaaaaataggaaaccgAGACATAGACATATGTTTATGATAGAGAGTAAGAGATGACAGTCTTTGTCTTGTTGCATTGTTCTATATTAACACCTCATACAAgtgagttttcattttcagtgaaGGCTCACTTTTAACTCCTTTCAAAATAGAGTTTTCCTGGGAGCGCCAATCTTTGTGGTCAACAGGTATCTGAGATGGATAAATGTAGAGGCTATATTTCATGATCCCAAACCACAACGACAGACCGTAGAACACGATAGAGAATATTTTGACAAAGCCttttagagtaaaaataaatcatatggaGGCAAAAATAGCTGTTGataaaatgtgtcattttcaGGACAACATATAGATGGATGATGGCTATATAGGAAAACAAGGGAATTTGGCGAAAGAAAAGTATATATCAGGAAATGGAATCCTAAATGGATACTTTGGAAGGCAAGTGCTGGTATTTGAGAGTTTATAAGGGATTTACCTATCCTTTCATACGGGCATTActaatctaaatttttatttttggtatatggCATACTGACAGACATCCCCCAACCCTGAAATTTGCCCCAGTTTTCTGTGTTGCGTCTTACAGTGTAAAGTACTCTGGATGCCAATGGTCACGTTTCAGAAGAGAGCTAGTACATCCTTTTGACGTTTGACAGCGTCTCTCGTGGTTTCTGGATCTCAGTGGATCAGCTCATCTCCTACACGTAAATTAATGGGGGCTTTAGATTTGAAGtgccttttctcctttgctgCTGTTGATGCAAAATCAGTCTTCCGAGATTAAGGAACACTGTTTGTGTTTCATGTTCCAGAACTTGGAGAAAGCAGCATCTTGGAATGATAGGCGTCTGAGAGCTAGTCCCAGAAGCCTACAAATCCAATAAAGACTAAGAAGAAATTGAGTTAGAGTGGAGTGTGGTTTTATTCCTAAGGCTGAATGAGGCACTGTGTGGCCACAGGACGGAGGGAGCACAAGACAGTATCAGTTCTAGGAACTGTCTGAGCCTCGCGACTGCAGGTGTGGTTCACAGGCCAACAGCGGAAGCGTCACCTGGGCGCTTGTTAGAGACGCAGAATCTGCGTTCCCACCTGACGGCTAATGAGTCTAATTTGGTGGTTCACGTGAGGTGGAGGTTCTCGAGTGCATGTAATAACTAGAGACATTGACTTTTATCTACCATTGGCTCCTGGGGACATCTTTTGGGGAAAATGATAATCTGGGGTGGATCCCACAGCGTGATTCCAGTGGCCTCCCAGGTTTCTAGTGTTACCTAGACTACTGACTGTTTCCCAGTATGTCCACTAGTGTGATCTGATTCTGGGAAGAAATGAGttggaatgaaagagaagagataaattaTTGTAAGCTCAGTCTTCTCAAGAATGTTTTTCATGGTAGCTATATCGTTTGTATTGGCATTATTGATCTCAATAAAGTGAAATAGCATTTCTATTCCAATTAAAGGCAGGAGATTTAGCTCTTTTGATAGCTCCATTAGTTATTCTTTTATCCCCTGGTATAACACGGTTTGAGTTCTATGGGTGCATTGAGTGACTCTCAGATTGCTTCAAGGAGAAGGGGCTCTTGTGGTCAAAGCGCTGAGATCCGGGAAAGTTGATGGTGAGGAAAATTGATAGCTCCCCCCGAGCTGAGAAATGAGACCACATTCAGCATCACGTCCCACAAGAGAGTGAGGGGTGGGCTCCTAAAAGGAAGAGGGGGCTTGACAGGAGGTTAGCTTTATTCTGTTGATGGGATGGTGgcgtgactttttttttcttttcttttcttttttttttttttgtcttttggtctTTGTGGTTTAGGACGACAGGAACTTACTTCTCCACATCCAGAAGAGGTTAGCTTCCCTTTTATTACTTGGTCAGCAAACAGTTTCTGCCTTCTGTGTGCCGTCCAAATCTACCAAAACGTTTGATTAGCTGGAAAGCAGCACCGTTCTCATGCCAATGTACAAAATACGTGAAAAAGCATCATTTTCCTAGCAGCTGAGTATCAGCTGCTTATGGCCAATTTTGGCAGCAGAATGATAGGGATTAAAAATAGTCCGAAGATGATCCCGTCTTCAATAATCTATTTAATGATGAACTTTCCTTGGGAAAGTGTATGTTTCTGcctaagagtcacatgcttcccTTGCAATAATTTACTTCGTAGAAAAAAACTACATTATCGCCTGTAGAGTTTGCAAGTCACGTGCTGTTGAGTGATTATGTTTCGGGacctttgtaaaattttatagttCACTTAGTTCCCTTTTCTGTTTTAGGGCTTTTGTTGCTCTTTAATGTCAGTTAAAAACATGGCTTTCTTTTGTGAATCCTGTTACGTTTAGCTTAGCTTTCTAGTGAGAACTGACTGATCTTTTTAGCAATCCTTGATGGAACTGGTACATTTTCAGATTGCTTAAATGTCATTAACACACACAGCACATCAGGTCACAGAAAgccacaattttttatttttttaaagcagactcTCAAAGTTTTTCCTTGTCTCTGCTTCCAGTCCCACTCAGCTTTTTTGAGGAATGATAAAGTCACGCGTGTGGCAGGTGCGTGGGTGCTGTGTGTATTACTAGTCATCCCTCCCAATCAGCTCAGCCCACACCCACTTCTGAGGTCACTCATCATGTTTTAGCAATAGTTGATCAAGGCAGTATCTTAGCACAAGTGCATTTGTGCTGGAAAAACAGCACTGTCTTTGTAGTGCACAAGTAGAAAGGTTTTCCCCCCAGAGATATATTGTATTTGAAGTTCAAAAGTTCTGTTAAACGTTTTTAAGGTAATCTAATATCACCTTATTCAGGTATAGCCATAACCTGGAAAGCTGGTCACCCTTTCCCCCAGCTACATACAGGAGACCACTCAGTGAATTTACGTCACTCTGaagcttttctttcattcttcttggTTTGATTCAAACAATATTAGCCTTTGACATCTAAACAGGTTAACGACGAAAATCGTCCAAGGCATGATTGCATTTCTTTATGTACCTGGCCCTGGGTTAGGGTGAGGACCGAGGAAGAGTTCTAGCCCTGTCCTGGATGACCTCACAGGCTCGTGTTGTAGGTGTCtaagtaaaaggcgaaagatttatacaatctgaagagaaaccagaggagGTAGGTGTCTAAGTAAACTCAGGTAAACGCAACCTTTTAAACACGATCCCAGATTCTCAGAtgtagagagaaaaaggaaaaaatccacTGTCTGTTATTTTGCATATACTTCAATCATTGTCTAAGAAAGTTACTTATAACCATATGGCTGTTCACGTGTGCATTAGGCCTGATTGAAATGGGAGGAGaaatgtagatatttttaaaactaatgtaTAGCAAAAACATACACTTAAGAATACGGAAAGGCGGGGAAGGGGTTCCCTTGTTAAATATTTGCCCATTAAGCCCTCTTTATACACATTAAGAAGACTTAATAAACACCTGTCTTCAGTGTTTCCTTAATTCTTTGTATGTAAAAGACAATCAAGGCTTTGATTAGGATTAGAATAATTTAACTTGAAGAACTCTTTCTTAATTCATCCTTGTAGCTGGAAAAATGCAAGTTGATTTTGAACAGAACAGGGCTCTTCCTTGGGGagagatttcttcttttaatataatgtattatcaagttagctaacatacagtgtatacagtgtgctcttggctttgggagcagattcccatgattcatcacttacatacaacattcagtgctcatcccaacaagtgctctcctcaatgcccatcacccattttccctacccccacccaccccccacccccatcaaccctcagttgttctctgtatttaagaatctcttatggtttgcctccctctttgtttgaaactgttttccccttcccttcccgcgtggtcttctgttaagttggggagagattttttttttaaagcttttgttttcttttggtttgggtTATGGTACTGTTTCATTTGGTGAGAGGCATCCCTTCCAAAACTTTGTTTATAGAAATTTCTGGTCCACTGTAGCATTTGTGTTCCTGAAGGGCAGGTGTTTTACTGTCTGTACCTGCTGGCACTCATGGCCTCTTCTTTAAACTTTTGTCAAACTTTGGAAATGACAATAAAGCCTTTTTTCATCTTAGAAAGTATTTCTGTAGGCTGCCGCTTGTCCTGATACACGCTCAACTCTATAGTGTCgacatttctctgctttttatttgccAGACCAAAGATAAGCCCAGCGGTCCTTGAGGAAGAATGATGATTGAAGCCGTTTGGGCTTTTGCATGGGGGCCCTGCCCCCTACCTGCCCCTCATTTCGCCACCAGGAGCCCCCTGTGCAGCTCCTTTTTGCTCCCAACACGTTCAGCGTAGAATTCACCTGAAGAGCCTAAAAGGGTCACGGCTGCAATATAACCTCTACTCCAACCTTGCTACAGGCAGCGGGGCAAGGCACCTGTCTGTCAGCAGCTACGACGCTTTCCATCCAGAGATCACGCATTCCAACCATGTGCG
Encoded proteins:
- the BCL2 gene encoding apoptosis regulator Bcl-2, with the translated sequence MAHAGRTGYDNREIVMKYIHYKLSQRGYEWDAGDAGAAPPGVAPAPGISSSQPGRTPAPARTSPPPPPXXXXXAAPAAAAGPALSPVPPVVHLTLRQAGDDFSRRYRRDFAEMSSQLHLTPFTARGRFATVVEELFRDGVNWGRIVAFFEFGGVMCVESVNREMSPLVDNIALWMTEYLNRHLHTWIQDNGGWDAFVELYGPSMQPLFDFSWLSLKALLSLALVGACVTLGAYLGHK